One window of Desulfosoma sp. genomic DNA carries:
- a CDS encoding SDR family oxidoreductase, with translation MTKSSAMHEMIIPQEARLDGQVAVLSGAGRGIGRAAALRLAQVGARTVLLARTPSQIQEACEALRAQGWKADAFACDVSRWPDVHELAEKVMALVGPPHIVAANAGVIDPVGDTWTLDPEEWAQNLAVNLTGAFHLVRAFLPAMMDAGRGVFIFTSSGAATHAVGGWSAYCAAKAGLDLFAKTLAEETRRINPDLRIHLLYPGIVDTAMQERIRQIPSNRFPEVERFQTYKREGLLRPPEEPAALIWWLATPFAKDYHGRVASLDDPMIRQRLALDLGLPMFKARS, from the coding sequence ATGACGAAGAGTTCGGCCATGCATGAGATGATAATTCCCCAAGAAGCTCGGCTGGATGGCCAGGTGGCGGTTCTTTCAGGAGCGGGCCGGGGCATTGGACGGGCTGCAGCGCTTCGATTGGCCCAAGTCGGTGCACGAACCGTTCTTCTTGCCCGCACGCCAAGTCAGATTCAGGAGGCCTGCGAGGCACTGCGCGCTCAGGGATGGAAGGCGGACGCTTTTGCCTGTGATGTGTCGCGCTGGCCAGACGTGCACGAACTAGCTGAAAAAGTTATGGCCCTCGTGGGTCCGCCTCATATTGTCGCCGCCAATGCGGGCGTCATTGATCCCGTGGGGGACACCTGGACCCTGGACCCCGAGGAATGGGCTCAAAACCTCGCTGTCAACCTTACAGGAGCCTTTCACTTGGTTCGAGCCTTTCTGCCGGCCATGATGGATGCGGGTCGAGGCGTGTTCATTTTCACTTCCAGTGGGGCCGCCACCCATGCGGTCGGGGGCTGGAGCGCCTATTGCGCCGCCAAAGCCGGATTGGACCTCTTCGCCAAGACCCTTGCGGAAGAAACGCGCAGAATCAACCCGGACCTTCGAATCCACCTATTGTACCCGGGCATTGTGGACACCGCCATGCAGGAGAGGATCCGTCAAATTCCATCCAACCGCTTTCCAGAGGTGGAACGTTTTCAGACCTACAAACGAGAGGGTCTTCTTCGACCCCCCGAAGAACCGGCGGCGCTGATTTGGTGGTTGGCCACTCCGTTTGCCAAGGATTATCATGGTCGCGTTGCGTCCCTGGATGATCCCATGATTCGTCAGCGTCTCGCCTTGGATCTAGGCCTTCCCATGTTCAAGGCTCGATCTTGA
- a CDS encoding secondary thiamine-phosphate synthase enzyme YjbQ: MKSHRQELWMHLPTRRGFVNITSDVQAAVRASGVREGLVLVNAMHITASVFINDDEPGLHQDYEEWLEKLAPHEPISRYRHNRTGEDNGDAHLKRQIMGREVVVAITDGRLDLGPWEQIFYGEFDGRRRKRVLIKIIGD, from the coding sequence ATGAAAAGCCATCGTCAAGAGCTCTGGATGCATCTGCCCACCCGAAGAGGGTTTGTGAACATCACATCCGACGTGCAAGCCGCCGTTCGTGCAAGCGGTGTTCGCGAAGGCTTGGTCCTTGTCAACGCCATGCATATTACCGCCTCCGTTTTTATCAACGATGACGAACCAGGCCTGCATCAGGATTACGAGGAGTGGCTGGAGAAACTCGCCCCCCATGAACCCATCAGCCGCTACCGGCATAATCGCACCGGTGAAGACAACGGGGATGCCCATCTGAAACGCCAGATCATGGGTCGAGAAGTGGTGGTGGCCATCACCGACGGGCGTCTCGATCTCGGACCTTGGGAACAGATCTTTTACGGCGAATTTGATGGAAGGCGTCGAAAACGCGTGCTTATCAAAATCATCGGGGATTAG
- a CDS encoding AAA family ATPase has product MAEPLAPESRWKIQEKLDGVRDRKTYQTVEHITGFDKTPSQLKAEMDRYVIGQERGKKILATAIAYHYRRLGAALREAAGQVGGDVEKALQRVKTPKANILIVGPTGCGKTYTCEVASRLVGVPFVVEDLTKFSETGYVGQSASDILVDLLVSAGGHTLTAQTGMVYLDEIDKIASEKTLTKDVSGKGVQKGLLKILEGMENTIEWGRDRLTLSTRHVLFIAGGAFEGLEDTVRQRMERQGLKGLWREFLLPDDLVRYGMERQLMARLPVRVVYNSLTTSNLKDILIKSEDSPLQAFVKDFEAWGIRLRLTEEAVLEVARRAEQEGVGARGLTSILHRVLLDPMFSLPGTHTGDYEVNAMQVKAALG; this is encoded by the coding sequence GTGGCGGAACCTTTAGCCCCTGAAAGCCGGTGGAAAATACAGGAAAAATTGGATGGTGTGCGGGACCGCAAAACCTATCAGACGGTGGAGCACATTACGGGCTTTGATAAGACGCCGTCGCAGCTGAAAGCGGAAATGGACCGCTATGTCATCGGGCAGGAACGAGGAAAAAAGATCCTGGCGACAGCCATTGCTTACCATTACCGAAGGCTTGGAGCGGCATTGCGGGAAGCGGCCGGTCAGGTTGGAGGAGATGTGGAAAAGGCCCTGCAGCGGGTCAAGACGCCGAAGGCCAATATTCTGATTGTCGGTCCGACCGGCTGTGGCAAGACCTATACCTGTGAAGTGGCTTCCCGGTTGGTGGGTGTCCCTTTTGTGGTGGAAGATCTAACGAAGTTCAGCGAAACCGGGTATGTGGGCCAAAGTGCTTCCGACATTTTAGTCGACCTTTTGGTTTCGGCCGGTGGGCACACTTTAACGGCTCAGACGGGCATGGTGTATTTGGATGAAATCGACAAAATCGCTTCCGAAAAAACCTTGACCAAAGACGTATCCGGCAAAGGGGTTCAGAAGGGGCTTTTGAAGATTCTCGAAGGGATGGAAAACACCATTGAATGGGGACGGGATAGGCTGACGTTGTCCACACGACATGTGCTTTTCATTGCCGGAGGCGCTTTTGAAGGTTTGGAAGACACCGTGCGCCAGCGTATGGAACGTCAAGGACTCAAGGGACTATGGCGGGAATTTCTTCTGCCGGATGATTTGGTCCGCTACGGAATGGAAAGGCAGCTCATGGCCCGATTGCCGGTCCGGGTGGTTTACAATTCGCTGACCACGTCGAATTTGAAAGATATCCTGATCAAAAGCGAGGATAGCCCTCTGCAGGCTTTTGTGAAGGACTTTGAAGCTTGGGGAATTCGGCTGCGTCTCACGGAGGAGGCGGTTCTGGAAGTGGCGCGGCGTGCCGAGCAAGAAGGGGTCGGAGCGCGTGGACTGACAAGTATCCTGCATCGCGTGCTTTTGGACCCGATGTTTTCCTTGCCGGGGACCCATACGGGCGACTACGAAGTCAATGCCATGCAGGTGAAGGCGGCTTTGGGTTGA
- a CDS encoding phosphate-starvation-inducible PsiE family protein: MIKDKEYEGLFVKPGEDRLVSVLNIAIRFGIRVLSVLMTLVIFWGIADVVWVIYQHVMRPPFLILKIEDILETFGAFLAVLIAVEIFLNIVLYLKEDVIHVKLVVATALMAIARKVIVLDFGKVGPEHLMATGVVIIALGITYWLIAKQRN; encoded by the coding sequence ATGATCAAGGACAAAGAGTACGAGGGCTTATTTGTTAAGCCGGGTGAAGACCGTCTGGTCAGTGTTCTGAACATTGCCATTCGTTTCGGCATACGCGTCCTGTCGGTCTTGATGACCTTGGTCATTTTCTGGGGAATTGCGGACGTCGTATGGGTGATTTATCAGCACGTGATGAGACCTCCGTTTTTAATCCTGAAAATCGAAGACATTTTGGAAACCTTTGGCGCCTTTTTGGCGGTCCTCATTGCCGTTGAAATTTTTCTTAATATCGTCCTCTACTTGAAAGAAGACGTCATTCACGTCAAGCTTGTGGTCGCCACCGCCCTGATGGCCATCGCTCGAAAGGTGATCGTACTGGATTTCGGTAAAGTCGGTCCGGAACACCTTATGGCCACGGGCGTCGTCATTATCGCTCTGGGCATCACGTACTGGCTCATCGCCAAGCAAAGGAATTGA
- the malQ gene encoding 4-alpha-glucanotransferase translates to MEQTSKGKRALLKLLAVLCGIETCYEDAWGKRHEVEDDTLKALLAAFGYEVETSEDFLDIFHDLQKRSCRRLLEPVQVVPGAISPVSVIVNVPESFVYGRYRWLLRFEDGSEAQGEGTLAALQHLDEYGFQESRYVRKRLDLCVPLACGYHDLELHVQGSFGERMGRQRLILTPSRAYVPPSLRSGRKLWGLTGQLYSVRSHTNWGIGSFSDLEALIDWAAEVGASFVGINPLCLLFPEDASKVSPYGPSSRRFLQPWYVDVEAVTEFWECEEVRRWYAEKNIEEKRRKCQECSFVDYDGVWALKREALQKLFAFFLEHHLRRGSDRAQAFQSFVTQGGEDLQNYGVFHALDAHFRRQDASLWGWHLWPKPYQDKNDPAVRDFADEHKESITFAQYVAWIAREQLARCGHRSWERNLAVGIYGDLPVGVDPAGLDTWLDPEIYALKVRLGAPPDDFNPKGQEWGVCPFLPHVLREKAYEPFVALLRANMREFGALRIDHVMGLMRQFWVPGGQEARFGAYVRYPLEDLLGVVLLESQRNQCAVVGEDLGTVPRRIREAMEMAEVFGCRLGLFERMKDGSFPPPHHYPRHSLASFATHDLPTLEGFWNGTDLRVRRQLNLFPNPQVRKAMVRGRVSDKKALLSHLSSWGYREESSKLKTKNPEEKEGRSQARAAAFYRYLAASESKLLAVSLEDLCGMVEQVNVPGTVHEHPNWRRKLPWDLNSLKEHPRVRAIISAIVEERP, encoded by the coding sequence TTGGAACAAACGTCCAAAGGGAAACGAGCGCTTTTGAAGTTACTGGCGGTCTTGTGCGGCATTGAAACCTGCTACGAAGACGCCTGGGGAAAGCGCCATGAAGTGGAGGACGACACGCTCAAGGCCCTGCTGGCGGCGTTCGGGTATGAGGTGGAAACATCAGAGGATTTTCTAGACATTTTTCATGATCTTCAAAAACGATCCTGTCGACGCCTGTTAGAGCCTGTCCAAGTGGTCCCTGGAGCGATTAGTCCTGTATCCGTCATTGTGAATGTGCCGGAATCCTTTGTGTATGGTCGATACCGATGGCTTCTTCGCTTCGAAGACGGCTCGGAAGCCCAGGGAGAAGGAACCCTGGCGGCCTTGCAGCATCTGGATGAGTACGGTTTTCAAGAAAGCCGATACGTGCGCAAGCGTCTTGATCTTTGCGTTCCTTTAGCCTGTGGGTACCACGACCTCGAACTGCACGTGCAGGGGAGTTTCGGGGAGAGAATGGGCAGGCAGCGATTGATTCTAACACCGTCCCGTGCGTATGTTCCGCCGTCCCTGCGTTCCGGAAGAAAGCTATGGGGTCTGACGGGCCAGCTCTATAGTGTTCGGTCGCATACCAACTGGGGTATCGGTTCCTTTTCCGACCTGGAGGCGCTTATCGATTGGGCCGCCGAGGTCGGAGCCTCGTTTGTGGGGATCAATCCTTTATGCCTTTTATTCCCGGAAGATGCCTCCAAGGTAAGCCCGTATGGACCGTCCAGCCGCCGATTTCTGCAGCCATGGTACGTGGATGTCGAGGCTGTTACGGAATTTTGGGAATGCGAAGAGGTTCGGCGTTGGTATGCGGAAAAGAACATTGAGGAGAAACGGCGAAAGTGTCAAGAATGTTCCTTTGTGGATTACGATGGTGTCTGGGCCTTGAAACGGGAGGCGCTCCAGAAACTCTTTGCTTTTTTCCTCGAACATCACCTGAGAAGGGGATCCGATCGAGCCCAAGCTTTTCAGAGCTTTGTCACCCAAGGGGGTGAAGATCTTCAGAACTACGGAGTGTTTCACGCTCTGGACGCCCATTTTCGCCGTCAAGATGCATCCCTTTGGGGATGGCATCTTTGGCCGAAACCCTATCAGGATAAGAACGATCCGGCGGTCCGTGACTTTGCCGACGAACACAAGGAATCGATCACCTTTGCCCAGTATGTGGCATGGATTGCTCGAGAACAATTGGCCCGGTGCGGCCATCGATCCTGGGAACGAAACCTTGCGGTGGGGATCTATGGAGATTTGCCTGTAGGGGTGGACCCTGCCGGCCTGGACACATGGCTGGATCCTGAGATTTACGCCTTGAAGGTACGTCTTGGAGCCCCTCCGGATGACTTCAATCCCAAAGGACAGGAATGGGGAGTGTGTCCCTTTCTGCCTCACGTGCTCAGAGAAAAGGCCTATGAACCCTTTGTGGCCCTGCTTCGCGCCAATATGCGCGAATTCGGTGCACTGCGCATCGATCATGTGATGGGGCTTATGCGTCAGTTTTGGGTTCCGGGAGGACAGGAGGCTCGTTTCGGGGCCTATGTGCGTTATCCTTTGGAAGATTTGCTGGGTGTTGTTCTTCTTGAAAGTCAACGGAACCAGTGCGCCGTCGTGGGGGAAGACTTGGGAACGGTTCCACGACGCATTCGAGAGGCCATGGAAATGGCCGAGGTGTTTGGGTGTCGTCTCGGCCTTTTTGAAAGGATGAAAGACGGATCCTTTCCTCCACCGCACCATTATCCCCGTCACTCCTTAGCCTCCTTTGCCACACATGATCTTCCGACCCTGGAAGGCTTTTGGAATGGGACGGACCTTCGGGTTCGAAGGCAACTCAACCTCTTTCCTAATCCTCAGGTGCGAAAGGCCATGGTTCGAGGCCGCGTCTCGGATAAAAAAGCTTTGCTTTCGCACCTAAGCTCCTGGGGCTACCGAGAGGAGTCATCAAAGCTAAAGACAAAAAATCCCGAGGAAAAAGAAGGTCGATCCCAGGCTCGAGCGGCCGCGTTCTACCGTTATCTGGCTGCGAGCGAATCCAAGCTTTTGGCGGTTTCCTTGGAAGACCTGTGCGGCATGGTGGAGCAAGTGAATGTTCCGGGAACAGTTCATGAACATCCCAACTGGCGCCGCAAACTCCCCTGGGACCTGAACAGCCTCAAAGAGCACCCCAGGGTTCGTGCCATCATCTCAGCCATTGTTGAAGAGAGACCCTGA
- the gpmI gene encoding 2,3-bisphosphoglycerate-independent phosphoglycerate mutase, with the protein MKPSRLLPKNGPRPLVLVIMDGIAYASNTEGNAVANAYTPHLDWLLSHCPYTLLKAHGTAVGLPSDGDMGNSEVGHNALGAGRVYAQGARLVNEALATGRLFEGKTWRRLMDFCRENQGTLHFIGLFSDGNVHSHLDHLKKMLEHAAHAEKIPRCRLHILLDGRDVGETSALEYVVPFEKFLENLNRSAGVDYRIASGGGRMVITMDRYEANWDMVARGWKTHVAGEGRFFASAVEAIETYRKEIPGVIDQDLPPFVIADSTGPIGPIRDGDSVIFFNFRGDRAIEISRAFEEEDFDKFPRVPYPKVAYAGMMEYDGDLHIPKSYLVEPPHIEKTVSEFLCAEGLKQLAISETQKFGHVTYFWNGNRSGKFNETLETYVEIPSDRVPFEQRPWMKAAEITDKVVREIVSGNFDFIRLNFANGDMVGHTGNYQAAIVAVETVDLCLGRIMKAVKEANGLLLVTADHGNADEMYEMDKKTGRAKRDAQGVPKAKTAHTLNPVWFIVYSPLEGLKIQLDPSVKNPGLTNVAATLMQLLGVKPPEFYDPALLVFEE; encoded by the coding sequence ATGAAACCGAGTCGTCTTTTGCCGAAAAACGGGCCTCGCCCCCTGGTGTTGGTGATCATGGACGGCATCGCCTACGCGTCCAATACGGAAGGAAACGCTGTGGCCAATGCCTATACACCACACCTGGACTGGCTTTTGAGTCACTGTCCTTACACCCTGCTCAAGGCCCATGGGACCGCTGTGGGACTTCCCAGCGACGGAGATATGGGAAATTCCGAAGTCGGACACAACGCTTTGGGAGCGGGCCGAGTCTATGCTCAGGGGGCTCGGCTTGTCAATGAAGCCCTTGCGACAGGCCGCCTGTTTGAGGGCAAGACATGGCGAAGGCTCATGGATTTCTGCCGAGAAAACCAAGGAACGCTCCATTTCATCGGGCTCTTTTCCGACGGCAATGTGCATAGCCATCTGGACCATCTTAAAAAGATGCTGGAACACGCCGCTCACGCGGAAAAGATTCCGCGATGTCGATTGCACATTCTTTTGGACGGACGCGATGTGGGGGAAACATCGGCCCTGGAATATGTGGTGCCTTTTGAAAAGTTTCTGGAAAACCTGAACCGCTCGGCCGGCGTGGACTATCGTATTGCCAGTGGTGGCGGGCGCATGGTCATCACCATGGACCGCTATGAGGCCAACTGGGATATGGTGGCTCGAGGCTGGAAAACCCATGTGGCAGGGGAAGGCCGGTTCTTTGCTTCGGCGGTGGAAGCCATCGAAACCTACCGCAAGGAAATTCCTGGAGTGATTGACCAAGACCTACCGCCTTTCGTCATTGCCGATTCCACGGGCCCCATAGGGCCCATCAGGGATGGTGATTCGGTGATCTTTTTTAATTTTCGAGGAGACCGGGCCATTGAAATCAGCCGGGCTTTTGAAGAGGAAGATTTTGACAAGTTTCCGAGAGTTCCCTATCCCAAAGTGGCTTATGCGGGAATGATGGAATACGACGGCGATTTGCATATTCCCAAAAGCTATTTGGTGGAACCGCCTCATATTGAAAAAACGGTCAGCGAATTTCTTTGTGCAGAAGGACTGAAGCAGCTCGCCATCAGCGAAACCCAAAAATTCGGCCATGTCACCTATTTTTGGAACGGAAACCGCTCTGGAAAATTCAACGAGACGCTGGAAACCTATGTGGAGATTCCATCGGACCGTGTGCCTTTTGAGCAAAGACCCTGGATGAAAGCCGCGGAAATCACTGATAAGGTTGTAAGGGAGATCGTGTCCGGAAATTTTGATTTCATTCGCCTTAACTTTGCCAATGGTGACATGGTGGGGCACACAGGAAATTATCAGGCGGCGATTGTTGCGGTGGAAACGGTGGATCTGTGTCTCGGAAGGATCATGAAAGCCGTGAAAGAGGCGAATGGCCTTCTTCTGGTTACGGCGGATCACGGCAATGCCGACGAGATGTATGAAATGGACAAAAAAACAGGGCGAGCCAAACGGGACGCCCAAGGTGTTCCCAAAGCCAAGACGGCCCATACGCTTAACCCCGTATGGTTCATCGTCTACAGCCCCTTGGAAGGGCTGAAAATCCAGTTGGATCCTTCCGTGAAAAACCCCGGCCTCACAAACGTTGCTGCGACCCTCATGCAACTGCTTGGTGTGAAACCACCCGAGTTTTACGACCCGGCGCTCCTTGTTTTTGAAGAGTGA
- a CDS encoding enoyl-CoA hydratase-related protein, with amino-acid sequence MSYETLLVDIGSDHVATITLNRPNQLNTFTTPLADELTQALRALDADAKVRVVIIKGAGKHFCAGIDVSEMSGKSAMELRAWIERMETPLVTIGEMNKPVIAQVHGVAAANGAGLVAACDLAIAAETARIGLTAINVGLNCVGPVIPVSKSVGRKTALEMLLYGELLGAKEAQARGLINRVVSAEELDKAAHEWAAVLAQKSPIAVQIAKRGFYVAADMEYHKAFQYMNEVFARLCTTEDAKEGVAAFMEKRSPVWKER; translated from the coding sequence ATGAGTTATGAGACCTTGCTTGTGGACATTGGTTCGGATCATGTGGCGACCATCACGTTGAATCGCCCCAATCAATTGAACACATTCACCACTCCATTGGCGGATGAACTAACCCAAGCCTTAAGAGCTCTTGACGCCGATGCCAAGGTGCGAGTGGTCATCATCAAGGGTGCCGGAAAACACTTTTGTGCGGGGATCGATGTCAGTGAAATGAGTGGAAAATCGGCCATGGAACTGCGGGCCTGGATCGAACGCATGGAAACACCTTTGGTGACCATCGGTGAAATGAACAAGCCCGTCATCGCTCAGGTGCACGGGGTGGCTGCGGCCAACGGAGCCGGCCTTGTGGCGGCATGCGATTTGGCCATCGCCGCAGAGACGGCTCGCATTGGGTTGACCGCCATCAACGTAGGTTTGAATTGTGTGGGTCCTGTCATCCCCGTTTCCAAATCCGTAGGACGAAAAACGGCACTGGAAATGCTCCTCTACGGTGAGCTCTTGGGCGCGAAGGAAGCCCAGGCTCGAGGTCTCATCAACCGGGTTGTTTCTGCGGAGGAGTTGGACAAGGCGGCCCATGAATGGGCGGCGGTGTTGGCACAAAAAAGCCCGATAGCCGTCCAGATCGCCAAGAGAGGCTTTTATGTGGCTGCGGACATGGAATACCACAAAGCCTTTCAGTACATGAACGAGGTCTTTGCTCGGTTGTGCACGACGGAAGATGCCAAAGAAGGGGTGGCGGCTTTTATGGAAAAACGCTCACCTGTATGGAAGGAACGCTAA
- a CDS encoding trypsin-like peptidase domain-containing protein, whose protein sequence is MRKRQWWTWVLGLGAVLMLLPGMAWSLTEDERNNIELYERLSRGVVNITSTVLERDFFLNIIPRQGAGSGSVIDDRGYILTNHHVIEDARKLEVTLYSGKKYAAKFIGSDPNSDIAVLKIDAPKKELTVIPMGSSKDLRVGQKVLAIGNPFGLGQTLTTGVVSSVGRTLRAPGGALVEDVIQTDASINPGNSGGPLIDSSGYMIGVNTAIFSPTGANVGIGFAIPIDTVKQVVHELIEKGYYSYPWIGATLMTLHPNFAEALQLKVSTGAMIVELVPGGPADRAGLRGGKTRAQVGNTIIIVGGDIIVAIDGQPVENTEDFMRSMRRYRPGDKVVLDVVHWEGDRDRVKVVLGERPQSLRMR, encoded by the coding sequence ATGCGGAAACGACAGTGGTGGACCTGGGTCTTGGGGCTCGGGGCGGTGTTGATGCTTCTTCCAGGCATGGCGTGGAGCCTCACGGAGGATGAAAGGAACAACATTGAACTTTACGAGAGGCTATCTCGAGGCGTGGTGAACATTACGAGTACGGTGTTGGAACGAGACTTTTTTCTCAACATCATTCCTCGCCAAGGGGCAGGATCCGGGTCAGTGATCGATGACCGAGGCTATATTCTCACAAATCATCATGTCATTGAAGATGCGAGAAAACTTGAGGTGACCTTGTACAGTGGAAAAAAGTATGCTGCAAAATTTATCGGTTCGGATCCTAACAGTGACATTGCCGTATTAAAAATCGATGCGCCCAAGAAAGAGTTGACGGTCATTCCCATGGGTAGCTCCAAAGATTTAAGAGTGGGGCAGAAAGTTCTGGCTATCGGAAACCCCTTTGGCTTAGGCCAAACCCTCACCACAGGCGTGGTCAGTTCCGTGGGAAGAACTCTGAGAGCTCCAGGAGGCGCACTTGTCGAAGATGTCATTCAAACCGATGCCTCCATCAATCCCGGCAATTCGGGAGGACCTCTCATTGATTCTTCCGGTTACATGATCGGTGTCAATACGGCCATCTTTAGTCCCACAGGAGCCAATGTGGGCATAGGTTTTGCCATTCCCATCGACACCGTAAAACAGGTGGTTCATGAGCTTATTGAAAAGGGCTATTACAGCTATCCATGGATCGGGGCTACCCTCATGACGCTTCACCCCAATTTTGCCGAAGCGCTTCAACTGAAAGTCTCCACGGGAGCCATGATTGTGGAGCTTGTCCCGGGAGGCCCGGCGGACAGAGCAGGACTGCGCGGCGGGAAGACGCGGGCTCAGGTGGGCAACACGATCATCATCGTCGGTGGGGACATTATCGTAGCGATTGATGGACAACCTGTTGAAAATACGGAAGATTTTATGAGGTCCATGCGGCGCTATCGACCTGGGGACAAGGTGGTCCTCGACGTGGTCCATTGGGAAGGAGATCGGGATCGTGTCAAGGTGGTGTTGGGCGAAAGACCCCAAAGTTTACGCATGAGATAA
- a CDS encoding VanZ family protein, giving the protein MPTIRLQTNRNTSVRQTPKSSVGLSALFVIKGFFLACLRRLRDIKPWTLLAVLFAMHFFGAFLLKGYLTFRHLERLVPFFVLALGCVFCLWASRHDSKAKGSTFMRAVPVGLYAFFIVAMSHQPFKGVSLPVSGNAFHPVLYACFAFLWGWFRLPSVQTRSLLRFVLGILIPGILFALSDEWHQSWVPGRSCSLLDVFLDVIGLCIGSAGLLAFLQWAPLWHPSRLEKPVQEWTNVKVSARSP; this is encoded by the coding sequence ATGCCAACGATTCGCCTGCAAACTAACAGAAACACTTCCGTTAGGCAAACGCCGAAGTCTTCCGTTGGGCTGTCCGCCTTGTTCGTGATCAAAGGTTTTTTTCTTGCCTGCCTCCGGCGCTTACGTGACATCAAACCCTGGACCCTGCTGGCGGTCCTTTTTGCCATGCATTTTTTCGGCGCCTTTCTTCTCAAGGGCTATCTTACCTTTCGCCATTTGGAACGTTTGGTTCCTTTTTTTGTGCTTGCCTTGGGCTGTGTTTTTTGTCTTTGGGCTTCACGGCATGATTCAAAAGCCAAGGGTTCGACTTTCATGCGTGCGGTTCCCGTGGGGCTTTATGCCTTTTTCATTGTTGCCATGTCCCATCAACCTTTCAAAGGTGTGTCCTTACCGGTCTCGGGCAATGCTTTTCATCCTGTCCTCTACGCCTGCTTCGCTTTCCTTTGGGGATGGTTTCGACTTCCGAGTGTTCAAACCCGAAGCCTTTTGCGTTTTGTGTTGGGAATCCTTATTCCAGGAATCCTTTTTGCCTTAAGCGATGAGTGGCATCAGTCTTGGGTGCCCGGAAGGTCTTGCAGCTTATTGGATGTTTTTCTCGATGTGATCGGGCTTTGCATCGGTTCGGCGGGCTTGCTTGCCTTTCTTCAATGGGCCCCGTTATGGCACCCCTCTCGATTGGAAAAGCCCGTTCAAGAATGGACAAACGTTAAGGTCAGTGCGAGAAGTCCATGA
- a CDS encoding phosphatidylglycerophosphatase A, which translates to MTSQKKKPSQSLALKVARLGVLGKAFVAPGTVATIGAGVPMAYVLSLVPYGWACAFLGIFFLGACWVAEEAEKGLGRRDPQEVVIDELVGFLFTTIGIPMTPLSMILAVLYFRTMDILKPWPVSEIDRHLRGGLGIVADDVAAGLYAHGLLALTLTFVHS; encoded by the coding sequence ATGACCTCTCAAAAGAAAAAACCTTCGCAGTCCTTGGCCTTGAAAGTGGCTCGGCTGGGTGTTCTTGGCAAAGCCTTCGTAGCTCCAGGAACCGTGGCCACCATCGGTGCCGGCGTTCCTATGGCGTACGTGCTTTCCTTGGTGCCCTATGGATGGGCTTGCGCGTTTCTTGGCATTTTCTTTCTTGGAGCCTGTTGGGTGGCCGAAGAGGCGGAAAAGGGTCTGGGGCGCAGGGATCCTCAGGAGGTGGTCATTGATGAGCTTGTAGGGTTTCTGTTCACCACCATTGGAATTCCGATGACACCTCTTTCCATGATCCTTGCAGTCCTTTATTTTCGAACCATGGACATCCTGAAACCCTGGCCGGTTTCTGAGATCGATCGGCACCTGAGGGGTGGGCTTGGTATCGTGGCCGATGATGTGGCTGCCGGGCTTTATGCTCATGGACTTCTCGCACTGACCTTAACGTTTGTCCATTCTTGA